The Mauremys reevesii isolate NIE-2019 linkage group 1, ASM1616193v1, whole genome shotgun sequence genome segment CCAGtaactgcaaggggtgtgagtgattgctggacccaggctaaaaggagattagcctgtaaaagagGTTTATTGGAAAGCATATTTGCaggtgagattttatctgcattcagttttcttactgtattaggcttaaacgtctgtgttttattttattttgcttggtaattcactttgttctgcctgttactacttggaaccacttaaatcctactttctgtatttaataaaatcactttttacttatcaattaacccagagtctgtattgattcctgggggagtggggaaaacagctgtgcatctctctctctgttagcGTTATGGgggagaacaatttatgagtttaccctgtatgagCTTTACCTGGgatttggaccccactgggagctggtaCCTGAGTGTTGGAGACTGAGGCACTTCTTAAGCTCTTTTCAGTTACGcctgcagctgttaggggatgtggttcagacctggggctgtgtttgcagcaggctggcgtgtctggctcagcagggcAAGGTACGGAAATCCCAAGCTGCCAGgggaaacgggctcagaggtagtctcagcacatcagtcccaaggggggtctctgtgacccaacctgaGACAATCACATGCTGGGGTATACACACCCCTCAAGTCCAGAGcaagagaaggggtggagtgggggtggggcctggggtgggaagaggcggggcaagggtgggggcttggagttAAGgttggagtggggccagggcttGGTGTGGAGTGGGGATCAAGCACCCCCTGGATAGAGAGGATCTCGGTGCTTATGCCACAGCTAATGAGCTGCTCAGAGTCTTCTCTCAGGCTTCAATTCTGGTGGGATTCTCCAGTGAGGTGTTACCCTGGCCATGCCTCCTGGATGGGGACCTGGAGGTCgggaatgtgtgtgtgcgtgtgcatccATGTGTGTTTTTGAGCATATGAATCTGTGTGGCGGGTGCACATGGGGGAATGTGTGTATGTGCATCTGAAtctatatgtgtatgtgtgtgtgtgtgtgtgtgtgtgtccatgggACTGTGTGTGTTTGGATGTGCATCCATGTGTGTGCACCTCttgaatatcccatagcccagtggttcagcgccctcacctggaatgtgggagacccagattcaaatccctgctccactgAAGGTTTGTTtgcacaaagtggaacagctacagacagacagaccaagAGGCCCACCAAGAACAGCCATTTGCCTGATGCTCAGGGCACTCAcaagggatgtgggagacctgtgAATAACTCCTTGCTCCAAATCAGGGACAGCAGAGAGTTTGGATCTGGGTCTCCCACGTGTCTCTCGGGGCTCTCGCGAGAAAGCGCCGACGTGTCCTAGGCACCTCGATCCAGGAGAGGGCTCACAGCTGGCAATCCCATGGGGAAATGGGCTCTTCTCTCCAGCCCATCAGCCTATGAGTGGGACATAGGTGCTTAAGGACCATGTATGgactttggagaccagagtggcttcactggaggagctaagggagaaaGAGAGGTACATACATGAGACTTCCCAGGATAAAGTAGAACAGTCCCACCCCTGGTCTGACAGCCTctatgttgttgtagccatgttagtctggttctgtaaaaacagcaaagaatcctgtggcaccttatagactaacagacgttttgcagcatgagcttttgtgggtgaaggCCCACTTCGACGGATGCAagaatggaaatttccaggggcaggtaaatataagcaagcaagaagcaagctagagataacgaggttagatcaatcagggaggatgaggccctgttctagcagttgaggtgtgaaaaccaagggaggagaaactggttctgtagttggcaagccattcacagtctttgtttaatcctaaactgatggtgtcaaatttgcaaatgaactgaagctcagcagtttctcttagaagactggtcctaaagtttttttgctggaggatggccaccttaagatctgctattgtgtggccagggaggctgaagtgttctcctacaggtttttgtatattgccattcctaatatctgatttgtgtccatttatccttttccaaggaaggagaacatccagCTGAAGCAGAGGAAAACAATCCCATAGTTCATACTCTCCTTCAAGAGGATGATGTGTTCTCTTCTTGCACTGAAGATAATTCTCCGGGAAGAATGatctccacctaaaccaaaatggaaccagattgctggcacttaatcTAAACCACGTCTTTTGGCAGTCgataaactaagggctgggggaaagctgacaggtgcagaggagcatgtggatcgaacataagaacataagaatggccagactgggtcagaccaaagattcattgagcccagtatcctgtctgctgacagtggccaataccaggtgcccctgacagagggagcctaacaggcaatgatcaagtgatctgtctcctgccatccttctccacccgctgacaaacagaggctagggacaccattccttacccatcctggctaatagccattaatggacttaacctccatgcatttatccagttctcttttaaaccctgttatagtccagccttcacaacctcctcaggtaaggagttccacaagttgactgtgcgctacgtgaagaagaacttccttttatttgttttaaacctgctgccccattaatttcatttggtggcccctaaactctaatcattttagttgcccttttctgaaccttttctagtgccagtatatctttttgagatgcggagaccacatctgtacacagtattcaagatgtgggcgtaccatggatttatataagggcaataagatattctctgtcttattctctattccctttttaatgattcctaacatcctgtttgcttttttgactgcctctgcacactgcatggacatcttcagagaactatccactatgactccaagatctctttcctgattagttgtagctaaattagcccccatcatattgtatgtatagttggggttattttttccaatgtgcattattttacatttatccacattaaatttaatttgccattttgttgcccaatcacttagttttgtgagatctttttgaagttcttcacagtctgctttggtcttaactatcttgagcagtttagtatcatctgcaaacttggccacctcactgtttacccctttctccagatcatttatgaataaattgaataggattggtccgaggactgacccttggggaacaccaatagttacccctctccattctgatttcactttacagaaaccatgttgactaatgctgtgcccaaggtcacccagcgaATCCATGGAATTCACTCCCTGATGATGCTTTATTTCTAGTTAAATgacttgggccaaattctcctatGGTGTAAATGGCCGccaccccactgaaatcaggggaGATCCTGTGCACTATATAAACCAGGCGTTTGTGCTGCTGCATGGACTGTCCGAGCCCGGTCTGAGAGAGACTAAACCCTtcctcctgcctcagtttccccatctgtaaaagggggatactTCTTGGGAGTAACAAGCAATAGTCTGTGAAGCACCAATCAACAGTCAACTCTGTGTCCATGTGTCACCGTGCCTTAGTCGGACACAGCTGAGGATGACAAATTCAGGAccaactgctgagaaatagggcagactcgCCCCAAGCTGTGGTTATTCCATCATTACattataccaagccagtaacaaaagtaaccttctgtctcaccacccacgaaagctcatgctgcaaaacatctgttagtctataaggtgccacaggattatttgctgcttttacagatccagactaacacggctacccctccgataccAGTCTTCCAGGATATCCCTGGTGTTctaatatttattaaaattaacATCAGCAGGGCAGAGATTTGCTCAGGCAGCTCTCTTAGCACTCGCTGGGTGCAAGATATCTGGGGCTGCTGATTCTAACATACTGATCCCTGGTAGGTGCTGTTTACCGTCCTCCATAGCTACCAGGGGATTGCAGAGATGTTCATGTGGATGAGTACAGCATCCTGCTTCTCTCACATACAGCACAGGAAGGTTCATTGAACATTTTTGCCCTTTCAGCATCATTATTAACAGTGTGACCATCTCCATCTAATAAAGGCTGATACCgctctgtagcagggtggcccctgctccttccctgaaggggtttaaaagtggcctggcagggcttgagagtggatgctctcaaggctgggctgattgggaaagtggctgcagctggggccacgccccaaactgagccacaggccttataaaaaggccagggaagccagaagcccagacagtctctctctgccttcagagagagaagggcctggctgcaagggCCTAAacactggatacctgagtgaagcagggctggggaaggctgaggagctccagcctagaaagccccaggctgcggcctagcattgggccaacaggtactgggggttgcagagggcagcccaggggtaggccaaggcagcaggtccaaacccctctgcctgtgatgaataggctgatactgcagtctgccccagggcgcagggctagacaatgactggcagtagccaatactgaggcaaggtggggatagagggtgggggtcccccaaggaggggagacccagagagaaaggggttactgccagtggcagcaccccatgtgaaagggcaccgggtccagggagggacacgggggcctgaagacaggtggatcaccagcctgcagagggcgctccgaacgctggaacagagctaattccccgagcaaccagcaggaggtgccgcgggggtgagtccgacccgttacacGCTCTTAGGATTTCCCCTGTTTCTAATATACATAAAAaatccttttattttcctttgcccTGCTAGCCATGGATTTGTCTCTGGTGTCTTTTGCTTCCTTTAGCCATTTTCTATACTTCAAAACTTCTAATTTTCATCAATTGTTATCCACTTCCCCTGCTTTAGAGGCACTGATGGAtgatctcctcctgtcaataGATGGGGGGCAGACATCCATGCTCAGTCTCCTGGAACTCATTGCATTATTTGACACTCTTGGCAATGAGATGCTGCTGTCTCACATAAAAGGCACCAGGAGTCTAGAAAGAAGCACTAAAATGGTCCAAATCCTTCTTGGAGGGATGCAGCCAATAAACACTGATGGGAAACTGCACCTCCAGCACTAGACCCCTCCCCCCGGGGATTCACACAAGAATCAGTTCCTCTCTGGGGCTTATCAACATCTCCAGGCAGGCTCTGTGGGAAGTGTCAtacaaacacagaggatttcccctccaggcataactttaaagttacaaaaacagggataaacctccctcttagcagagggaaaattcacaagctaaaacaacaTGGACTCAAACACCAACAATATGCAGGTGACACCGAGCTTCTCCTCTCTTTCCCATGCGACCACACCACTATCACCAAGATGGCCCTGTTCTTTGCCTTTAGCTACAGAGGAAGGTCAAACCATGCTGGCAAaccattctggcaaacagaggctagggacaccattcctgcccatcctggctaatagccattgatggacctatcgtccatgaatctatctagatcccttttgaaccctgttatagtattggccttcacaacaccctctggcaaggagttccagaggttgacagtgcgttttgtgaaaaaaatactttcttgtgtttgttttaaatctgctacctattaatttccttTGCTGGCCCCttattcttgtattatgagaaggagtaaataacacttccttattgactttctccacaccagtcatgattttatagatctcaataACATCCCTCCTTAgatgtctcttttccaaactgaaaaagcCTCAGTCACCTTTCTCCAGATCTGTCTGTCTACAATCTACCTGGGCATTTACAGGGTATCAGACCCTATGGAGACCTAGGCATTATCTctagttttttttcctaataaacTATAATTgttaaatatacacaaatgcacagagcagccaaCTCCTCTCAGACTCAGCACAGATCCccagagttctcatctccctttgggaaggtcccttaattactgtttactcctaaagctggataaagAGCACAGACACCCAGACAGGCTGGTCTGCAAACTGTTTACATTCACATGCTGCttctcccctagaggctgagTGAACCCCACAGGGATTGctcagagctatattataaacagtGCACACCCCTGTCAGCTCTCGGtgtgggatgctgctgcagatgctggggtgagagaggtgtgTGACACGGCTACCTGAGAGGGATtcccagtgaagaagcttccatctcaggattcacaggtaccgtctcttgctgaggagctcacctgctcgacaaacccagtgcaGTGTGGGGCTGATGGGACAGAGAATAGGTCTGGGGTCCTTTCTGCTCTGTGCTGCTATTAAACATCCCAGGGACCTTGTCACAGGGAATGAGTTTACTCTGGTATCATGGGCCAAAATGTCCCTCTTTTCTGTGCGGCTCTGCCTACTCCAGcccaaggtggctgcatttcagtggcacaggggATCCTTCAGGAGGAAAGGCCATAGTAGGTGCACAATACAAGGCCAAATTTTGATGCCCTGGCCCATAGTTTGCTAAGGccacactgaggcaaaactctcCTTGGAGTAAGAAGTGAGTAAAGAGCAGAGAAGCCAGCTGTGTGTTAATGCAGAGACActgtcacctcctcctcttgcatttcagggctctggctgtgaactggggggggcgggggtgttacCTGACTTTTACCTGGTGGAAATCACAGAGGTGGAAGGGCTTCTCATTTGAACAACATGGGCAAGAGATATTTTTTCCTAGCTTCATTGAAGATGTCAGCTGAGCTGTTATGCTCAGTTCAGAAGTTATgtctgaaacttaaaaaaaaaaacaattcaggTGGATGCAGACACTCAGCATAGGAAATTTCACTCTGAATGCCTAAAGTTTGGAAAATTTACAACTGTtaatgaggggtggggggctgttaCCTGACTTTTATCAGCTGGAGAGCATGGGGGTGCTAGGGTTCCTCACTGGAACAATTCTCAGAATTTTTCAACATGGACAAGACAACGTCTCTCCTAGCTTCACTCGAGAAGTGGAGTGAAATGTTAtgtctgaaactttcaaaaaacaattgAGCCAGAAGCAGATACCCAGCATGGGAATTTTCAGTCCAAATGCTTAAGGTTTGGCAGATGTATAAAGAACTGAAAATGAAAACCAGGTCCCCTAACtgaaggtgtcagacagccttaactaaAGGTGGTGCCTTAATGGCCAAcccatttgtgaatcccattcagctaAGCTCTGTGCTCCAATAGTGTcggtggcaaggagttccacaggccaaatatgGATTATGGAgacaattttcttttctcagtgttatatgttcagactttcaataGAATTGGATGTTCCCTTGTCTGTGTGTTGTGAGACACAGTGGATATAAATGTCTGTTCTACTCCCTTTATCGATGGGTGCAGAGGGataaggtgagaagggaccctccagtctgacctactgcataacacaggccattacatttcaccagTTACCCTTACACTGAGCCCCTTGACTTGTGTGTCTCCAAGGCCTGGTCCGCACCAGGATTTGACATTGGAGAACCATAGAGCCACAGGGTGGGATGGGACCAAAGGTCAACTAGCCTGACCCCCTGCCATGATGTAGGATGTGTCGGGCTCAACCATCCCGACAGATGTTTTCCCGCCTCATTTGAAAAGCTTCCTGTGAAGAAGCTTCTAGAACCTCCCAAGTTTTCTGGTCCATTGTCCTGGAattacagttaggaagcttttcctgagagttcatctaaatctgctgtgctggaGTTTGATCCCACTGACTCTTTGTGAcggagcagggaagggggatgATTGACCTGGCGATGTCGCAGGGGAGTTTATCTGGGTCTGCCTGCATGGGAGataggagagcagggggtgacttcacttgagggatgatacctgagccaggaggggggttggagaccaggtgacaccttctgccagggaaactggacaaaggctggagaagGAGTCGGGGTGGCTGGGTGAGactgctggagggggtttcagttttggAGCTTGCTGGGGAAATAGAGGGAATCCCCCAGGACTTGGGGTCTAAGATCCCTGTGAATGAGCAGCTGTTTCTGTGGAGCTGTTATCAATGATGCCCAAGTCCTTTCCCTGAGGTGTGTTCTACTTGGGTTGTTTGCCCCTGGCATGTCTTGGAAAAGGTTAGGTCTTTTTCCACTCTCAGATCTCCCTAAGCATGTGCACGCAGTTCCTCATATTAACCTTATCTCTCCATCCAGATATTTGTCCTGCAATGAACACCTTAGACACTGGGCGCATAGAGGAAGTCAGGGAACATATGATACATATAGGAGACACCGTTCTGCCTCAGAGTtcgacaccttctcccctactccatgccCGATTCCAACACAAGTgatttcaccaacccctccaccttcatcctgctgggcattcctggcctggaggctgcccatgtctggatctccatccccttctccgccatgtacgccatagccatcttggggagcTTCACCGTCCTTTTCATTGTGAAGAttgagccgagcctccatgagcccatgtactatttcctctgcatgctggccgtcaCCGACTTGGTCATGTCCACGTCCATCGTGCCCAAAacactgagcatcttctggttcaattccagggagatcgatttcagtgcctgcctcacccagatgtacttcattcattGCGCCTCAGCAatggagtctgggatcttcgTGGCCATGGCTctggatcgctacgtggccatctgccatcccctgagacattccaccatcctgacaaaccccatggtggccaagattggcctggccgtggtgctgcgcagTGGTTTGCTTGCATTGCCCCTGCCCTTCCTGATaaggcagtggccatattgcagaaccaacataaTTCCTGAGCCGTTTTGCTCACACATagccgtggtgaagctggcctgcgccgacaCCCGCATCAGTAGTTACTACGGCCTCTTTGTGCTATTCTGTGTGATGGGTCTGGATGTGATTTTTATCTCTatgtcctatacccagatcctcagggccatcttcaagctccccacaaaggacgcccggctcaagactttggGGACGTGCacctcccacctctgtgtcatttTAGGGTTTTACATCCcaggtctcttctcctccctcatgTACCGGTTTGGGCAGAATGTGGCTGTACATTTCCATGTTCTCATTGCCAACATATGCCTCTTGCTCCCCCCCATGctgaaccccatcatctatggggtgaTGACCAggcagatccgggacaggctgctccggctctttactCAGAAAGGGccctaaagttttctcctggtgctctggctctcagaccgagctctgtgcagagctggatgGTGACACGGTGCTGGGCCCCCTTCCCGGAGTCACtcactgggcagccagagagacaTTAGACCTTCCctgaccttactgtgctgtgtcagtgtGAGAAATGGGAGAATCAGTCTGTGTACAACTAATTAACTCATTGGGTTTCCACCTTTCTAActgctggtaactggaccccgTGACTTCACCCTCTGCCCCACATTCCCTTAAGACCCTGACCTCTGCCCCACATATTTCCCATAGGCCCCTTCCCATGCCCCACCTAGTCCATCGAGACCCAGCCCCCTTCTCCATTTCTTCCACCATTGCCCTGCCCTTGTCCCTGGCTTCTCTACACCTCTGCCCCCATCACTCGCTGGATCTTTTCCACCTCCATCTCTgccacagctgggctccctcttcTCTGGGACTGGTTGGAGCTGCTGAAGCCTGACAAGGGCCCTGCCTGTTGGTATGATGtggccctggctgagcaggggcaggcGTGGGTTAATGACCCAATGCCTCCCCTCAGCCCTGCAGGAACCAGACACAGCCAGATTCCTTTCTTGGCTGCACTTTCTAGTTCAAAACCCGGCACCTGAGAACCCTGCATGgcacccagacacagaagccaaaaatcGGAGTGTCCAGTTAAAACCTAGATGGGTGGAAACCCCATTAACTCACCCTTTGTTATAGAAACCGTCTGTATCCCCTATGTCTTGGGCTTTTCCTGTACTctgctctcacccaccttgtatgaAGGGGGTGAAGGCTGAGGCAGAGACATCTCTCTGTGAATAGGTTGGtcattggctctcagccccagcgAGAGCTCGCCCAGTAGAAGGAGGGAGTAACTGAATTCTAGATAAAAGcagttttctccagcttctctgcagAGGGGCGGGCGTGGAAGGACTGGAACCTCCCCAGAAGCggaaacagagagaggaagtgttgttccagccCTTCAAAAACACAGAGACTGGATGAGCCAGAAGAAGCTGGGGCAGGAAAGAGGCACCAGGGCAGCAGAGGAGACTCTTTggttgcagggctctggctgcagcagagacgggttccagctggaggagaaggccAGGAGTTCCAGGTCCCTGAACACCCTGGAGAGCTCCGACCAATCCGAAAGATGTTCCAGGATGATGTGGacagagtaatgcacattggaaaacatcatcccaaccagacatataaaatgatggggtctaaattgtagCCAATAATTTTAGttcattattaatttattttgtgatgttatgattaatcaATATGTTATAGTATATTTTCACTGTCTGTTAAGCTGTGGAATTATAGAAGTGTGAGACTGATCCATATTTAGAGGAACCAAGTACTAGAAATGAGTAAGACAAGCTGGAATGCAAGAACCTGGAGGTTGACACCTACAAGACTTTAGTTTAACTATTGTAGGCATTGGAGAGAAGAAATGGTGGCATAGACtcataaactcatagactttaaggtcaaaagggaccattatgatcatctagtctgacctcctgcacaatgcaggacacagaatctcacccacccactcctgtaacaaacccctaacctatgtctgagttattgaagtcctcaaatcgtggtttgaagacctcaagctgcagagaaacctccagcaagtgacccgtgccccatgctgcagaggaaggcgaaaaacctccagggcctctgccaatcttccctggaggaaaattccttcccgaccccaaacatggtgatcagttaaaccctgagcatgtggacaagactcaccagccagcacccaggaaagaattctctgtagtaactcagatcccacccatctaacatcccctcacagacccctgggcatacttacctgctgataatcaaagatcaatggtcaaattaattgccaaaattaggctatcccatcataccatcccctccataaatttatcaagcttagtcttaaagccagttatgtcttttgcccccactactccccttgggaggctgttccagaacttcactcctctgatggttagaaaccttggtttaatttcaagtctgaacttcctagtgtccagtttatatccatttgttcttgtgtccacattggtacaatcatatcccccctcagccttcttttgcttaggctaaacaagccaagctctttgagtctactttcataagacaggttctccattcctcggatcatcctagtagcccgtctctgaacctgttccagtttgaatccatccttcttaaacatgggagaccagaactgcacacaatattccagatgaagtctcaccagtgtcttgtataatggtactaacacctccttatctttgttgggaatacctcgcctgatgcatcctaaaaccacattagcttttttaatggacatatcacattggcggctcatagtaatcctgtgatcaaccaatactccgagtccttctcctcctttgttacttccaactgatgtgtccctaatttataactaaaattccaccttttcatgttctctatatgtataaatatctcctctctgtgtgttccattctatgcatctgaagaagtgagctgtagctcacgaaagctcatgctgaaataaatttgttagtctctaaggtgccacaagtactcctgttcttttttaaaaattcttattattactccctaaatgcatgaccttgcacttttcactattaaatttcatcctattactccagtttacaaggtcatccagatcttcctgtaggatatcccagtccttctcgttgttagcaatacctcccagctttgtgtcatccacaaactttattagcacattcccactttttgtgccaacattagtaataaaaagattaaataagattggtcccaaaactgatccctgaggaactccactagtaacctccttccagcctgacaattcacctttcagtatgacacgttgtagtctcccctttaaccagttccttatccacctttcaattttcatattgatccccatcttttccagtttaactaataattcctcatgtggaaccatatcaaatgccttactgaaatagaggtaaattagatccactgcatttcctttgtctaaaaaatctgttaccttctcaaagaaggagatcaggttggtttggcacaatctacctcttgtaaaaccatgttgtattttgtcccaattaccattgacctcaatgtctttaactactttctccttcaaaattttttccaagaccttacatattacagatgtcaaactaacaggcctatagttacttggatcacgttttttccctttcttaaaaataggaactatgttagcattctccagtcatacggtacaaaccctgagtttactgattcattaaaaattcttgctaatgggcttgcaatttcatgtgccaggtCCTTTAATATTCtcggatgaagattatctgggccttctgatttcgtcccattaaactgtttgagtttggcttctaccttggatgtggtaatatctacctccatagcctcactttcatttgtcatcctaccattaccCCTAAGCtcatcattag includes the following:
- the LOC120373996 gene encoding olfactory receptor 52R1-like, producing MPDSNTSDFTNPSTFILLGIPGLEAAHVWISIPFSAMYAIAILGSFTVLFIVKIEPSLHEPMYYFLCMLAVTDLVMSTSIVPKTLSIFWFNSREIDFSACLTQMYFIHCASAMESGIFVAMALDRYVAICHPLRHSTILTNPMVAKIGLAVVLRSGLLALPLPFLIRQWPYCRTNIIPEPFCSHIAVVKLACADTRISSYYGLFVLFCVMGLDVIFISMSYTQILRAIFKLPTKDARLKTLGTCTSHLCVILGFYIPGLFSSLMYRFGQNVAVHFHVLIANICLLLPPMLNPIIYGVMTRQIRDRLLRLFTQKGP